From the Selenomonas timonae genome, one window contains:
- the era gene encoding GTPase Era, with product MNAHKSGFAAVIGRPNVGKSTLINALIGQKIAIMSDKPQTTRSRILCILTEEDAQIIFLDTPGVHKPKHKLGDYMAKATEGALHGVDVVVFVVDVTEKMGAGEQYILKQLANVRVPVLLAVNKVDCIPREESLPVIANYAKAYDFAGIVPISAREGENLDGLLVEIKKHLPEGPQYYPADMVTDQPERLIIAELVREKVLELTRDEIPHAVAVDIEEMTTRAKGDVYIRAVIYVERESQKGIVIGARGALLRTIGQRARADVETLLGAKVYLDLWVKTRKDWRNRANALREFGFYETD from the coding sequence ATGAATGCACATAAATCGGGCTTCGCCGCCGTGATCGGGCGGCCAAATGTCGGCAAATCCACGCTGATCAACGCGCTCATCGGGCAGAAAATCGCCATCATGAGCGACAAGCCGCAGACGACACGCAGCCGCATCCTCTGCATCTTGACGGAGGAGGACGCGCAGATCATCTTCCTCGACACGCCGGGCGTACACAAGCCGAAGCACAAGCTTGGCGACTATATGGCAAAGGCGACGGAGGGGGCTCTGCACGGCGTCGATGTCGTCGTCTTTGTCGTGGACGTGACGGAGAAGATGGGCGCGGGCGAGCAGTATATCCTAAAGCAGCTAGCAAATGTGCGCGTGCCCGTCCTACTCGCGGTGAACAAGGTGGACTGCATCCCACGCGAGGAGAGTCTGCCCGTCATTGCAAACTATGCAAAGGCGTACGACTTCGCGGGCATTGTGCCGATCTCGGCGCGCGAGGGGGAGAACCTGGACGGGCTGCTCGTGGAGATCAAAAAACATCTGCCCGAGGGACCGCAGTACTATCCCGCCGATATGGTGACGGATCAGCCCGAGCGCCTCATCATCGCTGAGCTCGTGCGCGAGAAGGTGCTCGAGCTGACGCGTGACGAGATCCCGCACGCGGTCGCCGTTGACATCGAGGAGATGACGACGCGCGCGAAGGGCGATGTCTACATCCGCGCTGTGATCTACGTCGAGCGCGAATCGCAGAAGGGCATTGTCATCGGTGCGCGCGGAGCACTCCTTAGGACGATCGGACAGCGTGCGCGCGCGGATGTGGAGACGCTGCTTGGGGCGAAGGTCTATCTTGACCTCTGGGTCAAGACGCGCAAGGACTGGCGTAATCGGGCAAATGCCCTGCGGGAGTTTGGGTTTTATGAAACCGATTGA
- a CDS encoding flagellar basal body-associated FliL family protein, protein MAEEKEEQAAEQPKQKSPMLMMVVVVIVAVLVAVAAAGGISYYIFSQAESPSHSEDGSGGKSNHDPGVFYKLGDPKEGILVNVGGGRSGKFLKAGIVLELNPGKSDNVVDGKVGSVAETKILDTTMQFLRAAPLEEFDASKQDALKKQLKDALNERLGQGSVYDVYITSFLLQ, encoded by the coding sequence ATGGCGGAGGAAAAGGAAGAACAGGCGGCTGAGCAGCCAAAGCAGAAATCACCCATGCTCATGATGGTCGTGGTGGTCATCGTGGCAGTACTTGTCGCAGTGGCGGCAGCCGGGGGCATCTCGTACTACATCTTCTCACAGGCGGAGTCACCGTCGCATTCGGAGGATGGCAGCGGGGGCAAATCGAATCACGATCCCGGGGTGTTCTACAAGCTTGGCGACCCGAAGGAAGGCATTCTCGTCAATGTCGGCGGCGGACGCTCCGGCAAGTTCCTCAAGGCGGGCATCGTTCTGGAGCTCAACCCCGGCAAGTCGGATAATGTTGTGGACGGCAAGGTCGGTTCGGTCGCGGAGACGAAGATCCTCGATACGACGATGCAGTTCCTGCGTGCTGCACCGCTGGAGGAGTTTGACGCATCCAAGCAGGATGCGCTCAAGAAGCAGCTGAAGGATGCGCTCAACGAGCGTCTGGGACAAGGCTCTGTTTATGATGTTTACATCACGAGCTTCCTGCTGCAGTAA
- a CDS encoding DMT family transporter, with the protein MSHLSAVLLVLLAGTMWAASGTAAQHFYTQSAHVPIELTQVRLFISSALFFLLSWWSGGLRRGIRFLRRDPRLLVQLAIHGILGIMIVQYSYFMGIAEGDAAATTVIGYTSPAMMILYLAVRWRRLPSTAEAGTVIVAVAGVFLLVTGGDIGRLSVPMSCIVWSLISGATFTFAMLYPVHLLRLFDRFFLLAVCMLIGGISLLPMTQAIADVGSFFTTGTWLDLLVIIGFGTIVAFFAFNLGLRWLSPEETAITATIEPVASVIFAWLIFDTHFVMMQIVGIVLVIAAILTPNVLRKWGYT; encoded by the coding sequence ATGTCGCATCTCTCCGCCGTCCTACTCGTTCTGCTCGCAGGGACGATGTGGGCAGCGAGTGGCACGGCAGCACAGCATTTCTACACGCAGTCCGCACACGTCCCCATCGAGCTGACGCAGGTGCGCCTATTCATCTCGAGCGCGCTCTTCTTCCTGCTCTCGTGGTGGAGCGGGGGACTCAGGCGCGGCATCCGATTCCTGAGGCGTGATCCGCGTCTGCTTGTGCAGCTGGCGATCCACGGCATTCTCGGGATCATGATTGTGCAGTACTCCTATTTCATGGGGATTGCGGAGGGCGATGCGGCGGCGACGACGGTCATCGGCTATACGAGCCCCGCGATGATGATCCTCTACCTCGCTGTGCGCTGGCGGCGTCTGCCGTCGACAGCGGAGGCGGGGACGGTCATCGTGGCGGTGGCGGGGGTGTTTCTCCTCGTGACGGGCGGTGATATCGGGCGTCTCTCCGTGCCGATGTCCTGCATCGTTTGGAGCCTCATCTCAGGAGCGACCTTCACCTTTGCCATGCTCTATCCCGTGCATCTGCTACGCCTCTTTGATCGTTTCTTTCTGCTCGCCGTCTGCATGTTGATCGGTGGCATTTCGCTCCTGCCGATGACGCAGGCAATCGCTGATGTCGGATCTTTTTTTACGACGGGGACGTGGCTCGATCTCCTCGTCATCATTGGCTTTGGGACGATTGTCGCGTTCTTTGCGTTCAACCTCGGGCTGCGTTGGCTGAGTCCTGAGGAGACGGCGATCACGGCGACAATCGAGCCCGTGGCAAGCGTCATCTTTGCATGGCTCATCTTTGATACACATTTTGTCATGATGCAGATCGTTGGGATCGTGCTCGTCATTGCGGCGATTTTGACGCCGAATGTGCTGCGGAAATGGGGGTACACATGA
- a CDS encoding flagellar FlbD family protein, whose translation MIMLTKFNSKTNKKGEFVLNAEIIESIEETPDTVITLTNGKKLIVEEPMEEIVRRTIKYRRALHQN comes from the coding sequence ATGATCATGCTGACGAAGTTCAACTCCAAGACGAACAAAAAAGGTGAGTTTGTCCTCAATGCAGAGATCATCGAGAGCATTGAGGAAACGCCGGATACTGTAATAACGCTTACCAACGGGAAAAAGCTGATCGTCGAGGAGCCGATGGAGGAGATTGTGCGACGCACGATCAAGTATCGTCGCGCGCTTCATCAAAATTAG
- a CDS encoding DUF502 domain-containing protein, translating into MYQRELNRMSRRFVNGLLVLVPVIITLLVIEWTLRFTEGVLGQYLPFYFPGMGIITLVLVIYAVGWASTNWAIAKLISFGENMMGTIPFVKFIYTSVKRLSEAVLDSSSNFKRVVHVPYQGARALGFVMADLPPRFQQAMGGGYVCVFVPWSLNMTSGTTLLVKEEDAVTIDIPKEEALQYMLTAGAVMPLAEEKKKGASKNPENRLADDGQKAEG; encoded by the coding sequence ATGTATCAGCGGGAACTGAATCGCATGTCACGCCGCTTTGTCAACGGGCTGCTCGTCCTCGTGCCCGTCATCATTACCCTGCTCGTCATCGAGTGGACGCTGCGCTTCACCGAGGGCGTGCTCGGGCAGTATCTGCCCTTCTACTTCCCAGGAATGGGCATCATCACGCTCGTCCTCGTCATCTACGCCGTCGGCTGGGCATCAACAAACTGGGCGATCGCAAAGTTGATCTCATTTGGAGAAAATATGATGGGCACGATTCCGTTTGTGAAGTTCATCTACACGAGCGTGAAGCGCCTCTCGGAAGCCGTGCTCGACTCGAGCAGCAACTTCAAGCGCGTCGTCCACGTGCCCTATCAGGGCGCGCGTGCGCTCGGCTTCGTCATGGCGGATCTGCCGCCGCGTTTCCAGCAGGCGATGGGCGGCGGTTACGTCTGCGTCTTCGTCCCGTGGAGCCTCAATATGACCTCGGGGACGACGCTGCTCGTCAAGGAGGAGGACGCGGTGACGATCGACATCCCGAAGGAGGAGGCTCTGCAGTACATGCTGACGGCGGGCGCCGTCATGCCGCTTGCCGAAGAGAAAAAGAAGGGCGCATCGAAAAATCCGGAGAACCGCCTCGCTGACGATGGGCAGAAGGCGGAAGGGTAG
- a CDS encoding PhoH family protein, producing the protein MQETTETIEFRDMHEAAALLGERDTLLQCMQEVFACRIVSRGTALAVTGAEEDVAAARVLIQELLFYHRQGAKLTTHEVNYGAQLVRAGRVEELHSLFAEVLLVTAKGKEVRAKTLGQRDYLAKIRRNAVTLGVGPAGTGKTYLAVVMAVAALRNREVSRIILTRPAVEAGEHLGFLPGDLTEKINPYLRPLYDALQDILGAEAYQKMMSRQLIEVAPLAYIRGRTLEDAFIILDEAQNTTGAQMKMFLTRLGFGSRMVVTGDLEQVDLPRGTVSGLKQACQILKGVRGVGIVRLEPVDIIRHEVVTRIVEAYGAWEKKRGQKYGD; encoded by the coding sequence TTGCAGGAGACGACGGAGACGATTGAGTTTAGGGATATGCACGAGGCGGCGGCGCTCCTCGGGGAGCGAGATACGCTGCTGCAGTGCATGCAGGAGGTCTTTGCCTGCCGCATCGTGAGCCGGGGCACGGCGCTCGCCGTGACGGGGGCGGAGGAGGATGTCGCCGCCGCGCGCGTGCTCATACAGGAACTGCTCTTCTATCACAGGCAGGGCGCGAAGCTGACGACGCATGAGGTGAACTACGGCGCGCAGCTCGTGCGGGCGGGGCGCGTGGAGGAACTGCACTCCCTTTTTGCCGAGGTGCTGCTTGTGACGGCAAAGGGCAAGGAGGTGCGCGCAAAGACGCTCGGACAGCGCGACTACCTTGCGAAGATCCGACGCAATGCCGTGACCCTCGGCGTCGGCCCTGCGGGCACGGGCAAGACCTATCTCGCGGTCGTGATGGCAGTCGCGGCTCTGCGCAATCGCGAGGTGAGCCGCATCATCCTGACGCGTCCCGCCGTGGAGGCGGGCGAGCACCTCGGCTTCCTGCCCGGCGATCTGACGGAGAAGATCAATCCATACCTGCGGCCGCTCTACGACGCCCTGCAGGACATCCTCGGCGCGGAGGCGTATCAGAAGATGATGAGCCGCCAGCTGATCGAGGTTGCGCCGCTTGCCTACATTCGCGGGCGCACGCTCGAGGACGCCTTCATCATCCTCGACGAGGCGCAGAATACGACGGGCGCGCAGATGAAGATGTTCCTCACGCGCCTCGGCTTCGGCTCGCGCATGGTGGTGACGGGCGACCTCGAGCAGGTCGATCTGCCGCGCGGCACGGTGTCGGGGCTGAAGCAGGCGTGCCAGATTCTAAAGGGTGTGCGGGGCGTCGGCATTGTGCGGCTTGAGCCTGTGGACATCATCCGTCACGAGGTCGTGACACGCATTGTCGAGGCATACGGCGCGTGGGAGAAGAAGCGGGGACAAAAGTATGGAGATTGA
- a CDS encoding peptidase C39 codes for MKIPLRYQMSEYDCGPTALLNAVSYLFPRREVPPEIIRSVMLYTLDCYGMDGTACKAGTSRMAMMYLANWLEGFSRATKFPLTCQYISGRAVHIGAHSYINDALVRGGAAVVRIFYEVEHYALLTGASEGHIYLFDPYYLAEAEPEFVQAGIAVTLAHPHSYNRIVPFDVFNRETQELYAFGAVDSREAVLLFDERTRRTADDTIEYFI; via the coding sequence ATGAAGATTCCCCTGCGCTATCAGATGTCGGAGTACGATTGTGGGCCGACGGCGCTGCTCAATGCGGTGAGCTATCTCTTCCCGCGCCGTGAGGTGCCGCCCGAGATCATCCGCAGCGTCATGCTCTACACCTTGGATTGCTACGGCATGGACGGAACGGCGTGCAAGGCGGGGACGTCGCGCATGGCGATGATGTATCTCGCGAACTGGCTCGAGGGTTTTTCTCGCGCGACGAAGTTCCCGCTCACCTGTCAGTACATCTCGGGGCGCGCGGTGCACATCGGCGCGCACAGCTATATCAACGACGCGCTTGTACGCGGCGGTGCTGCGGTCGTGCGCATCTTCTACGAGGTCGAGCACTATGCGCTGCTCACGGGTGCGTCCGAGGGGCACATCTATCTTTTCGATCCCTACTATCTCGCGGAGGCGGAGCCGGAGTTCGTGCAGGCGGGCATTGCGGTGACGCTCGCGCATCCGCATAGCTACAACCGCATCGTGCCCTTTGATGTGTTCAACCGCGAGACACAGGAGCTCTATGCGTTCGGTGCGGTGGACAGCCGTGAGGCGGTGCTGCTCTTTGACGAGCGGACGAGGCGGACGGCAGACGATACGATCGAGTATTTTATTTGA
- the recO gene encoding DNA repair protein RecO, with protein sequence MALYGTEGIVLGARSWGEADKVMTIFTRERGLVRAAAFGCRRPRSPLAGAMQMFVHAELQFAEGGRLETVKTASVRAHHAKLSLDLTALAYATFVAEVIREFMPEGITDEAFFDRLSAILTAFETRNPRVTALAAVLQTLAAAGLQQSYERCLHCGVLIEGDAFFHTRENGVLCADCRTEDSAAFSEELRLLLISLEQLDWAHPPSLQLRGGTLMAAESLVLAHVQELVGHPLRSLSFLAQLG encoded by the coding sequence ATGGCACTCTACGGAACAGAGGGCATCGTGCTCGGTGCGCGCAGCTGGGGCGAGGCAGACAAGGTCATGACGATCTTCACACGCGAGCGCGGTCTCGTGCGTGCCGCCGCATTCGGCTGCCGCCGCCCGCGGAGTCCCCTTGCGGGTGCGATGCAGATGTTCGTGCACGCCGAGCTGCAATTTGCCGAGGGCGGACGCCTCGAGACAGTCAAGACGGCGAGCGTGCGTGCCCATCACGCAAAGCTCTCACTCGACCTCACGGCACTTGCCTATGCGACCTTTGTCGCGGAGGTGATCCGCGAATTTATGCCAGAGGGCATCACGGACGAAGCGTTCTTTGACCGACTCTCTGCGATCCTGACGGCATTCGAGACTCGCAACCCGCGCGTCACGGCGCTCGCCGCCGTCTTACAGACACTTGCCGCAGCCGGACTGCAGCAGAGCTATGAGCGCTGCTTGCACTGCGGTGTCCTGATCGAGGGGGACGCTTTCTTCCACACACGGGAGAACGGAGTCCTCTGTGCGGACTGCCGTACAGAGGACAGTGCAGCTTTTTCGGAGGAGCTGCGCCTGCTCCTCATCTCACTCGAGCAGCTTGACTGGGCGCACCCGCCGAGCCTGCAGCTGCGCGGCGGAACCCTGATGGCTGCAGAGTCTCTCGTGCTCGCGCACGTGCAGGAACTTGTCGGTCATCCCCTGCGTTCACTGTCGTTTTTAGCCCAGCTCGGATAA
- the ybeY gene encoding rRNA maturation RNase YbeY has translation MEIEIRTEPEELPVSEEERAAVRRAIETVGRLYGAEGVEVSVTLTDDAHIHVINREYRNVDRPTDVISFALTESEEPEIIGGGEHEVLGDLIISLERMRAQAAEYGHTELRELSFLTVHGMLHLLGYDHMEAEERLEMEEEQRAVMEELGITR, from the coding sequence ATGGAGATTGAGATTCGGACGGAGCCGGAGGAACTGCCCGTCTCCGAGGAGGAGCGGGCGGCGGTGCGCCGCGCGATTGAGACGGTCGGACGCCTCTACGGGGCGGAGGGCGTCGAGGTGAGCGTAACACTCACGGACGACGCGCACATCCACGTCATCAACAGGGAATATCGCAATGTCGACCGTCCGACGGATGTCATCTCCTTTGCCCTCACGGAGAGCGAGGAGCCCGAGATTATCGGCGGTGGGGAACATGAAGTGCTCGGCGATCTCATCATATCGCTCGAGCGCATGCGGGCACAGGCGGCGGAGTACGGGCATACGGAGCTGCGCGAACTCTCCTTTCTCACGGTGCACGGGATGCTGCACCTCCTCGGCTACGACCACATGGAGGCGGAGGAGCGGCTCGAGATGGAGGAGGAGCAGCGCGCGGTCATGGAGGAACTGGGGATCACACGATGA